The proteins below come from a single Triticum aestivum cultivar Chinese Spring chromosome 5D, IWGSC CS RefSeq v2.1, whole genome shotgun sequence genomic window:
- the LOC123122107 gene encoding pyruvate dehydrogenase E1 component subunit beta-2, mitochondrial — protein MLGAARRQLGSGPMLGQLLRRLRPAAAASTEAARGYSSAAKEITVRDALNSALDEEMSADPSVFLMGEEVGEYQGAYKITKGLLDKYGPDRVLDTPITEAGFTGIGVGAAYQGLRPVIEFMTFNFSMQAIDHIINSAAKSNYMSAGQINVPIVFRGPNGAAAGVGAQHSQCYAAWFAHVPGLKVLAPYSSEDARGLLKAAIRDPDPVVFLENELLYGESFPVSDEVLDSSFALPIGKAKIEREGKDVTITAFSKMVGYALQAAEILSKEGISAEVINLRSIRPLDRAAINASVRKTNRLVTLEEGFPQHGVGAEICMSVVEESFEYLDAPIERIAGADVPMPYAANLERLAVPQIEDIVRAARRACYRALPMTATA, from the exons ATGCTGGGCGCCGCGAGGAGGCAGCTCGGATCCGGCCCC ATGCTGGGGCAGTTGCTGCGGAGGCtccgcccggcggcggcggcgtccacgGAGGCGGCAAGGGGGTACTCCTCCGCGGCCAAGGAG ATCACCGTACGTGACGCGTTGAACTCTGCCCTAGATGAAGAAATGTCTGCTGATCCTTCTGTCTTTTTGATGGGTGAAGAG GTTGGAGAATATCAAGGTGCATACAAG ATTACGAAGGGCTTGCTTGACAAGTATGGTCCTGATAGGGTTCTTGATACCCCAATCACTGAG GCTGGTTTTACAGGCATTGGTGTTGGTGCAGCCTATCAAGGTCTTCGGCCAGTTATAGAGTTCATGACATTTAATTTCTCAATGCAG GCAATCGATCATATCATCAACTCAGCTGCTAAGTCAAACTACATGTCAGCTGGTCAGATAAATGTCCCAATTGTTTTCAGAGGACCAAatggtgctgctgctggagttggtGCTCAACACTCACAG TGTTATGCAGCTTGGTTTGCGCATGTTCCAGGACTTAAGGTTCTGGCTCCATATTCTTCAGAAGATGCCAGAGGCTTGCTAAAAGCTGCAATTAGGGATCCTGATCCCGTTGTTTTTCTGGAAAATGAATTACT CTATGGAGAGTCGTtccctgtttctgatgaagtgctTGATTCTAGTTTTGCTCTGCCGATTGGCAAAGCTAAG ATAGAACGCGAGGGTAAAGATGTTACGATTACTGCATTCTCCAAGATGGTCGGCTATGCTCTTCAG GCTGCTGAGATACTGTCCAAGGAAGGAATCAGTGCTGAG GTGATCAACCTTCGATCAATTAGGCCACTGGATAGAGCCGCCATAAATGCATCCGTTAGGAAAACAAATAGATTGGTGACTCTTGAAGAAGGCTTCCCCCAGCATGGTGTTGGTGCTGAGATATG CATGTCTGTTGTAGAAGAAAGCTTTGAGTATCTTGATGCTCCAATTGAGAGGATTGCTGGAGCTGATGTACCCATGCCCTATGCTGCCAACCTTGAGAGATTGGCTGTTCCACAG ATCGAGGATATCGTCCGAGCGGCCAGGCGAGCCTGCTACAGAGCGTTGCCCATGACGGCAACTGCGTGA